One region of uncultured Sulfurimonas sp. genomic DNA includes:
- a CDS encoding thiazole synthase gives MDNILKIGKYELGSRLIVGSGKYDSFETTKEATLASGSELITVAVRRLNITDPDKENLRDTFAGTNVKFLPNSAGCVTAEEAITTFRLMREATGIDLIKLEVIGDTKKTLYPDVLETIKACEILAKDGFTIMSYTSDDPIMAKRLEDAGSHAIMPLAAPIGSGLGIQNPYNIVFIREAVSVPVIVDAGIGCASDAAYAMELGAEGVLTNTAIAQAQNPMIMAQAMKHAVAAGRMSYLAGRIPKRPYATASSPIDGMIQF, from the coding sequence ATGGATAACATTTTAAAGATTGGAAAGTATGAATTAGGCTCACGTCTAATAGTTGGTAGTGGAAAATATGACTCTTTTGAGACTACAAAAGAAGCGACTTTAGCATCTGGGAGTGAACTTATCACAGTTGCGGTTCGTCGTTTAAACATTACAGACCCTGATAAAGAAAATCTTCGCGATACATTTGCAGGTACAAATGTTAAGTTTTTACCAAACTCTGCAGGATGCGTGACAGCAGAAGAGGCGATTACAACATTTAGACTTATGCGTGAAGCTACAGGGATTGATTTGATAAAGTTAGAAGTGATTGGAGATACTAAAAAAACTCTTTATCCTGATGTTTTAGAGACTATTAAAGCTTGTGAAATCTTAGCAAAAGATGGTTTTACAATTATGTCTTACACTTCAGATGATCCGATAATGGCAAAGAGACTTGAAGATGCAGGCTCTCACGCTATTATGCCTTTGGCTGCTCCTATTGGAAGTGGACTTGGCATCCAAAATCCTTACAACATAGTTTTCATCCGTGAGGCGGTAAGTGTACCTGTAATCGTAGATGCAGGAATCGGTTGTGCTTCAGATGCTGCTTATGCAATGGAGTTAGGGGCTGAAGGTGTTTTAACAAATACTGCAATCGCTCAAGCTCAGAACCCCATGATAATGGCTCAGGCTATGAAACACGCAGTTGCTGCTGGTCGTATGTCCTATCTTGCTGGTAGAATCCCAAAAAGACCTTACGCTACAGCATCTAGCCCAATAGATGGAATGATACAGTTTTAG
- a CDS encoding NAD(P)H-hydrate dehydratase translates to MQKLFEEVGSLDKRCYEEFELSEDILMEHAANGVASYVRENFAKNSKVIIVCGSGNNGADGIACARLLHSDYDVSIYYAKEPKSKMALIQAKRADKVSVKNISKLQASDVLIDAIVGTGFSGEFNDELKELIEQMNSLEAFKIACDVPSCGFYADATLTMGALKKSMFLDANKEFVGEIKVLNLGVSRDIYEGETSWHLLDEDDLKLPTRSKKDTHKGSFGHLALACGTKSGASILSSKAALRFGAGLVSLVGYENEQIPHSIMYSHELPKNTTALAIGMGLGDEFSDIELSKFLDNDLALVADADIFHMPILVEILKRKNLVLTPHAKEFVALLKSVDLADISVEELQKNRFKYVELFTKTYPEITLLLKGANVIIAKDKEFFINPHGTSALAKGGSGDVLSGLVGALLAQGYKPLDAAKNASLAHTSLAQSYKGADFSLTPDDLIERICNL, encoded by the coding sequence ATGCAAAAGCTTTTTGAAGAAGTAGGCTCATTAGACAAACGCTGTTATGAAGAGTTTGAACTTAGCGAAGATATCTTGATGGAACACGCTGCTAATGGTGTAGCTTCTTATGTTAGAGAGAACTTTGCAAAAAATTCAAAAGTCATCATAGTTTGTGGAAGTGGAAATAATGGTGCTGATGGCATCGCTTGTGCAAGACTTTTACATAGTGACTATGATGTTAGCATCTACTATGCAAAAGAGCCAAAATCAAAAATGGCACTTATTCAAGCTAAACGTGCAGATAAAGTAAGTGTAAAAAATATCTCAAAACTACAAGCATCTGATGTTTTAATAGATGCTATTGTAGGTACTGGTTTTAGTGGCGAATTTAATGATGAGTTAAAAGAACTTATAGAGCAAATGAACTCACTTGAAGCTTTTAAAATAGCTTGTGATGTTCCCTCTTGTGGTTTTTATGCAGATGCCACTCTCACTATGGGAGCTTTGAAAAAGTCAATGTTTTTAGATGCAAACAAGGAGTTTGTTGGAGAGATTAAAGTTTTAAACCTTGGTGTAAGTAGAGATATTTATGAGGGCGAGACTTCTTGGCATCTACTAGATGAAGATGATTTAAAACTTCCAACAAGAAGCAAAAAAGATACTCACAAAGGTAGTTTTGGGCATCTAGCTTTAGCGTGTGGAACAAAAAGTGGAGCTAGCATCTTAAGCTCAAAAGCTGCACTTAGATTTGGAGCAGGGCTTGTGAGTCTTGTTGGATATGAAAATGAACAGATTCCGCATAGTATTATGTACTCACATGAACTTCCAAAAAATACAACTGCTTTAGCTATTGGTATGGGTTTAGGAGATGAGTTTAGCGACATAGAACTTAGTAAATTTTTAGATAATGATTTAGCACTTGTAGCAGATGCAGATATATTCCATATGCCGATTTTAGTAGAGATTTTAAAAAGAAAAAACTTAGTTTTAACGCCTCATGCAAAAGAGTTTGTAGCTCTTTTAAAGTCTGTTGATTTGGCAGATATTAGTGTTGAAGAGTTACAAAAAAATCGTTTTAAATATGTAGAGCTTTTTACAAAAACTTATCCAGAAATTACACTTCTTTTAAAAGGTGCAAATGTAATCATCGCTAAAGATAAAGAATTTTTTATAAACCCTCATGGAACTTCTGCTCTTGCAAAAGGTGGAAGTGGAGATGTTCTAAGCGGACTTGTTGGAGCACTTCTGGCACAAGGTTATAAGCCATTAGATGCAGCTAAAAATGCTTCACTTGCACACACTTCATTAGCACAAAGTTACAAAGGTGCTGATTTTTCTCTTACACCAGATGACTTAATAGAGAGAATATGCAACTTATAA
- the purN gene encoding phosphoribosylglycinamide formyltransferase: protein MKKIVILFSGEGYNAQNIVQKLHNKECFVACGITNKRDAKGLEKLQALSVKTEILDHVDFNSREEFDEALVKLINSYEPDLVVLSGFMRILSEVFTSNIKAINLHPSLLPKFKGAKAIERSFESEDAECGVSVHYVSSELDGGEIILQKSFFRQENENLESFSKKIKNIEYEIMPQAIVKVLK, encoded by the coding sequence ATGAAAAAGATAGTAATATTATTTAGCGGTGAGGGCTATAACGCCCAAAATATAGTACAAAAACTACATAACAAAGAGTGTTTTGTAGCGTGTGGGATTACAAACAAAAGAGATGCAAAAGGTCTGGAAAAACTTCAAGCTTTATCTGTAAAAACAGAAATTTTAGATCATGTTGATTTTAACTCAAGAGAAGAGTTTGATGAAGCGCTTGTAAAGCTTATAAATTCGTATGAACCAGACTTGGTAGTTTTAAGTGGTTTTATGAGAATACTAAGTGAAGTTTTTACCTCAAACATAAAAGCTATAAATCTGCATCCATCTCTACTTCCAAAGTTCAAAGGTGCAAAAGCCATAGAGAGAAGTTTTGAGAGTGAAGATGCCGAGTGTGGCGTAAGTGTTCACTATGTAAGTAGTGAGCTTGATGGTGGTGAAATCATCTTGCAAAAAAGTTTTTTTAGACAAGAAAATGAGAACTTAGAGAGTTTTTCTAAAAAGATAAAAAATATAGAGTATGAAATAATGCCTCAAGCCATAGTAAAAGTTTTAAAATAG
- a CDS encoding KpsF/GutQ family sugar-phosphate isomerase yields the protein MNYKEIAQETLNIEAQTLLQASKKIGDVFDKAVEIILACKGKLVVSGVGKSGLIGAKMAATFASTGTPSFFLHPTEALHGDLGMISKDDVVIAISYSGESEELSSILPHIKRFNTPLIGMTRNPNSTLGKFSDLVIDIVVEKEACPLDIAPTSSTTLTLALGDALAVCLMRARNFQKSDFASFHPGGALGKKLFVKVSDLMKKENLPIVSQDTKVKDAIVKISEGRLGTVLIADDENRLLALMSDGDIRRALMQDNFSIEDNVLKYATNNPRTIDDENILASEALVIIEEMKIQLLVVTDKNKKIKGVLHIHTLIEKGIS from the coding sequence ATGAATTATAAAGAAATTGCACAAGAGACTTTAAATATTGAAGCGCAAACACTTTTACAAGCATCTAAAAAGATAGGTGATGTGTTTGACAAAGCTGTTGAGATTATTCTTGCTTGTAAGGGTAAGCTTGTCGTTAGTGGAGTTGGTAAAAGCGGACTTATTGGCGCTAAAATGGCTGCAACTTTTGCATCTACGGGAACTCCTAGTTTTTTCTTGCATCCAACTGAAGCACTTCATGGCGATTTGGGCATGATAAGCAAAGATGATGTAGTTATTGCCATTAGTTACAGCGGAGAGAGTGAAGAGTTAAGTTCTATTTTACCACATATCAAAAGGTTTAATACTCCTTTAATTGGTATGACAAGAAACCCAAACTCAACACTTGGAAAGTTTAGTGACTTAGTTATTGATATTGTAGTTGAAAAAGAGGCTTGCCCTTTAGATATAGCACCTACAAGTTCAACTACACTCACGCTAGCTTTAGGAGATGCTCTTGCTGTTTGTTTGATGAGGGCAAGAAATTTTCAAAAGAGTGATTTTGCCTCTTTTCATCCTGGTGGTGCTTTGGGTAAAAAACTCTTCGTAAAGGTAAGTGACCTTATGAAAAAAGAGAACTTACCTATAGTTTCGCAAGATACAAAAGTCAAAGATGCAATTGTAAAAATCAGCGAAGGTCGTTTAGGTACTGTTCTTATCGCAGATGATGAAAATAGACTTTTAGCGCTTATGAGTGATGGGGATATCCGTCGTGCTTTAATGCAAGATAATTTTTCAATTGAAGATAATGTCTTAAAGTATGCAACAAATAATCCTAGAACCATAGATGATGAAAACATTTTAGCAAGTGAAGCACTTGTTATAATCGAAGAGATGAAGATACAACTTTTAGTAGTAACAGACAAAAATAAAAAGATAAAGGGCGTACTACATATTCATACGCTTATAGAAAAAGGAATCTCGTAA
- a CDS encoding pseudouridine synthase yields the protein MRLNKYIAHHSSYSRREADKAILDGYVRINGEIQDNPATQVDEKEDIVYVSGKQITPRDKYTVIVYNKPKGELVTKSDPRGRKTIYDSLERKYRHFIPVGRLDYATEGVLLLTDASKIASALMNSNLERIYKVKIKGEVTREMEDAMMNGLELLDATAGGHTHSKVTSMTFAPFLGYKIQKNEHNYSILKIAIAEGQNREIRRFFAHFGTEVADLKRISFAEVELNNLPTGKVRFLSRSEYSALFTFMKAEEKLAREKGKK from the coding sequence ATGAGACTAAACAAATATATTGCACACCATTCAAGCTACTCGCGCCGTGAAGCAGATAAAGCTATACTTGATGGTTATGTAAGAATAAATGGCGAAATTCAGGATAATCCTGCTACTCAAGTAGATGAAAAAGAAGACATTGTTTATGTTAGCGGAAAACAAATCACGCCAAGAGACAAATATACAGTTATAGTTTATAACAAACCAAAAGGTGAGCTTGTTACAAAGAGCGACCCAAGAGGCAGAAAAACTATTTATGATTCACTAGAGAGAAAGTACCGACACTTTATTCCCGTTGGAAGACTTGACTATGCCACTGAGGGTGTTTTACTCTTAACAGATGCTTCAAAAATTGCATCTGCTCTTATGAACTCTAACCTAGAGAGAATCTACAAAGTAAAAATCAAAGGCGAAGTAACGCGTGAGATGGAAGATGCCATGATGAATGGTCTTGAACTTCTAGATGCTACTGCTGGAGGACATACTCACTCAAAAGTAACAAGCATGACTTTTGCACCTTTTTTAGGTTACAAAATTCAAAAAAATGAGCATAACTACTCAATATTAAAAATAGCAATTGCCGAGGGGCAAAATAGAGAAATCAGAAGATTTTTTGCACATTTTGGGACTGAAGTAGCTGACCTTAAGCGCATTAGTTTTGCAGAAGTAGAACTAAATAATTTACCAACAGGTAAAGTTAGATTTTTAAGCAGAAGTGAATATTCAGCCCTATTTACTTTTATGAAAGCAGAAGAAAAACTAGCAAGAGAGAAGGGAAAAAAGTAG
- a CDS encoding replication-associated recombination protein A: MDLAYLLRPASFDDLIGQEHLSTKDAPLRILCEKFALGHSFFYGPAGCGKTSIARIIAKTMDLPFYEFNATSLKIEQLRKIFDQYKNALQKPLIFIDEVHRLAKNQQEVLLPVMENNSVLVIGASTENPFFSLTSAIRSRSMLFELKHINNNALATLLDKALSHTKLEIELGAKEYLIASSGGDARAMLKLLEFASNIDVYITLDILKSLRPNALSAGSSESGVHYDLASALIKSIRGSDADAAIYYLARLIDGGESADFIARRLVILASEDVGNANPQALTLTTSALTSVSKIGYPEARIILAQAVIYLCASPKSNSAYLAINSALKAVNDGAMLDIPSNITQRNENYLYPHDFGGYVKQTYMSKPLKFVELKEIGYEKKMKEWMINIRNL; encoded by the coding sequence TTGGACTTAGCGTATCTACTACGACCTGCTTCTTTTGATGACTTAATAGGTCAAGAACATCTAAGCACAAAAGATGCTCCGCTTAGAATTTTATGTGAAAAATTCGCGCTAGGACATAGTTTCTTCTATGGTCCTGCTGGATGCGGAAAAACTTCCATAGCAAGAATTATCGCAAAAACAATGGACTTGCCATTTTATGAGTTTAATGCAACTTCACTAAAGATAGAACAACTTAGAAAAATATTTGACCAATACAAAAATGCACTTCAAAAACCTCTGATTTTCATAGATGAAGTTCACAGACTTGCAAAAAATCAACAAGAAGTTTTACTGCCTGTGATGGAAAACAACTCTGTTTTAGTTATAGGTGCTTCAACTGAAAATCCTTTCTTTTCTCTAACATCAGCCATTCGTTCACGCTCAATGCTATTTGAGTTAAAACATATAAATAACAATGCGCTCGCCACTTTATTAGATAAAGCCTTATCCCATACAAAACTAGAAATAGAGCTAGGTGCAAAAGAGTATCTCATAGCTAGTAGTGGCGGAGATGCAAGGGCTATGCTTAAACTTTTAGAGTTTGCATCTAACATAGATGTTTATATAACTTTAGATATTTTAAAATCTCTGCGACCAAATGCTTTGAGTGCTGGAAGTAGTGAATCTGGAGTTCATTATGATTTAGCAAGTGCGCTTATTAAGTCCATAAGAGGCTCAGATGCAGATGCGGCTATATATTATCTTGCAAGGCTTATAGATGGTGGAGAGAGTGCAGACTTTATAGCGAGACGTCTTGTGATTTTAGCTAGTGAAGATGTAGGAAATGCAAATCCACAAGCTCTTACACTTACAACTTCAGCACTTACAAGTGTATCAAAAATCGGTTATCCTGAGGCTAGAATTATTTTAGCTCAAGCTGTAATTTATCTCTGTGCATCTCCAAAATCAAACTCTGCATACTTAGCAATAAACTCAGCACTAAAAGCTGTAAATGATGGAGCAATGCTTGATATTCCATCAAATATAACGCAGAGAAATGAAAACTATCTCTATCCACATGATTTTGGCGGTTATGTAAAACAAACATATATGTCAAAACCATTAAAATTTGTAGAACTAAAAGAGATAGGTTATGAAAAAAAAATGAAAGAATGGATGATAAACATTCGCAATTTATGA